The Cloeon dipterum chromosome 3, ieCloDipt1.1, whole genome shotgun sequence genome includes a region encoding these proteins:
- the LOC135939458 gene encoding uncharacterized protein LOC135939458, with amino-acid sequence MKGFACLVATFLFLGVANALDCYTCDSNRAGEEYCSHVPFKKPSAEKAMSCSDSFNHAFNEFRSTFQAGGQQNDQLESCVKQTYSDEHGKVLRVTRGCATGFDNVCKFFGQNPQNPYKCYECKENYCNGANSLASAILLTLVAIAFSFKM; translated from the exons ATGAAGGGATTCGCGTGCTTGGTCGCCACTTTCCTCTTCTTGGGCGTTGCCAACG CTCTTGATTGCTACACGTGTGACTCGAACAGGGCAGGAGAAGAGTACTGCTCTCACGTGCCGTTCAAGAAGCCAAGCGCGGAGAAAGCAATGTCTTGCAGCGACTCCTTCAATCACGCGTTTAACGAATTCAGAAGCACTTTCCAAGCCGGCGGACAGCAAAATGATCAACTCGAATCTTGCGTAAAACAGACCTATTCAGACG agcaTGGGAAGGTGTTGCGAGTGACTCGTGGGTGCGCCACTGGCTTCGACAACGTGTGCAAGTTTTTCGGGCAGAACCCGCAGAACCCGTACAAGTGCTACGAGTGCAAGGAAAATTACTGCAACGGAGCCAACTCTTTGGCCTCTGCTATCCTTCTCACTCTTGTAGCCATCGCTTTTTCTTTTAAGATGTAA
- the LOC135940614 gene encoding uncharacterized protein LOC135940614, whose product MPVGGRMGGKGVGVYSSNANGRGYSGINEEIMYVSIGMAITIAILISLALCYIAREKCRKKREFFVTA is encoded by the exons atGCCGGTGGGTGGTCGGATGGGTGGAAAGGGGGTCGGCGTTTACTCCAGCAACGCCAATG GTCGCGGTTACAGCGGGATCAACGAGGAGATCATGTATGTGAGCATCGGCATGGCAATCACGATCGCCATCCTCATCAGCCTGGCGCTGTGCTACATCGCACGCGAGAAGTGCAGGAAAAAGCGCGAGTTCTTCGTCACCGCATGA
- the MTF-1 gene encoding zinc finger protein GLI3 has product MSVRTADESLTELITSQDLQDLQSCFEESSLNFERVFEQLPPVNTDKDSSPGFERTDSLNLDEIHMRIQSQELSEEPSHATITIETTDPDTKESDIKRFLCTYEGCDRTYSTAGNLRTHMKRHLGEYRFVCSEPNCGKAFLTSYSLRIHIRVHTKVKPFECKFADCEKAFNTLYRLRAHQRLHNGNTFNCKQKGCLKYFTTYSDLKKHVRTHTKEKPFKCIEDGCEKSFTASHHLKTHRRTHTGEKPYSCPEDDCSRTFSTSHSLKSHTKRHLNQASKRQKATNNGNTTDDEDTPSAQASDEYGASVTSISAEDGSVQAYAIIPLTEKNIQTISAHGVMTIKGYLSNSNEIRLQQEIPEHAAKIMLQLKSGEELTSIAGKATVTVETDQGVTQIDNWNGFENGNQTFLTVSNTMPDSNMLKNITADADICRCDPCRCHEMPTDCRGCSNDLLRIVNNSLDSTSQQPKQTELAEPELSLVNSLTADEFEQLPSISSQQLDNLSVLELESDLQPEESDEAPLPLTEAESSPGIAVPVVFNDSTGNFECIKTSGPQHSIARVWRDSPATQSNGCLCGENEGKEPCCVVVCLKTLKQIKKVVKHGCCVLKPTEPPPPPPPPEPNGNEEPKDSYLEFVEILDLPNSVFSLDIDEDVEESH; this is encoded by the exons ATGTCTGTGCGAACTGCAGATGAATCGTTGACCGAGCTGATCACCTCTCAAGACCTTCAGGACCTGCAGAGCTGCTTCGAGGAGAGCAGCCTCAACTTTGAGCGTGTGTTCGAGCAGCTGCCACCCGTGAACACTGACAAGGACTCGTCCCCAGG ATTCGAGCGGACTGACAGCTTGAATTTGGATGAAATCCATATGCGAATCCAGTCGCAGGAGCTGTCCGAGGAACCTTCACATGCCACAATCACCATCGAGACCACCGACCCAGACACTAAGGAGAGTGATATCAAAAGATTCCTCTGCACATATGAAGGCTGTGACCGAACATACAGCACCGCCGGCAACCTCAGGACCCACATGAAAAGGCATttag GTGAATATCGATTTGTTTGCTCAGAGCCGAACTGCGGGAAAGCATTTTTGACTTCCTACAGTTTAAGAATTCACATCAGAGTGCACACAAAAGTGAAACCGTTTGAGTGCAAGTTTGCCGACTGTGAAAAGGCTTTCAACACCCTCTACAG ACTGCGCGCACACCAGCGACTCCACAATGGCAATACCTTCAACTGCAAGCAAAAGGGCTGCTTGAAATACTTCACGACCTACAGCGACCTCAAGAAACATGTCCGAACCCACACCAAAGAAAAGCCTTTCAA GTGTATTGAAGATGGCTGCGAAAAGTCCTTCACCGCCAGCCATCACCTGAAAACGCACAGGAGAACCCACACTGGCGAAAAACCCTATTCGTGTCCCGAGGATGACTGCTCGCGCACGTTTTCAACCTCGCACAGCCTCAAATCGCACACCAAACGCCATTTGAATCAAGCCTCAAAGCGGCAAAAGGCGACAAACAAT GGCAACACAACAGACGACGAAGACACGCCAAGCGCACAAGCATCTGATGAGTATGGTGCTAGCGTGACCAGTATTTCGGCTGAAGATGGCTCTGTGCAAG CTTACGCTATTATCCCACTTacggagaaaaatattcagacGATTTCGGCACACGGTGTCATGACTATTAAGGGGTACTTGAGCAACAGCAACGAAATCAGGCTGCAGCAGGAAATACCAGAGCACGCGGCCAAAATCATGCTGCAG CTTAAAAGTGGAGAGGAACTGACTTCTATTGCGGGCAAAGCCACTGTCACAGTTGAAACTGATCAGGGCGTCACGCAAATCGACAACTGGAACGGATTTGAAAATGGAAACCAGACTTTCCTGACCGTTTCAAATACTATGCCAGATAG caaCATGCTGAAGAACATAACAGCAGACGCGGACATTTGCCGTTGCGACCCTTGCCGGTGCCACGAAATGCCAACCGACTGTCGGGGCTGCTCAAATGACCTGCTGCGCATTGTCAACAATTCCCTGGACTCCACAAGCCAGCAGCCAAAGCAGACTGAGCTGGCGGAGCCAGAGCTATCCTTGGTCAACTCACTGACGGCAGATGAGTTTGAACAACTGCCCTCCATTTCATCCCAGCAGTTGGACAACCTCAGCGTGCttgag ttggagagtgacTTGCAGCCAGAAGAGAGCGATGAGGCGCCACTGCCGCTGACGGAGGCCGAGTCGTCGCCGGGCATCGCCGTTCCTGTTGTGTTCAACGACTCGACGGGCAACTTTGAATGCATCAAGACATCAGGGCCGCAGCACAGCATCGCGCGCGTGTGGCGCGACTCGCCAGCGACGCAGTCCAACGGCTGTTTGTGCGGCGAAAACGAGGGCAAGGAGCCTTGCTGCGTGGTCGTGTGCCTCAAGACCTTGAAGCAAATCAAAAAGGTAGTCAAGCATGGGTGCTGCGTGCTGAAGCCCACtgagccgccaccgccgccgcccccgcccgaGCCAAACGGAAACGAGGAGCCCAAAGACTCATATTTGGAGTTTGTAGAAATTCTAGATCTTCCCAATTCGGTGTTCTCGCTAGACATTGATGAGGACGTAGAGGAAAGTCACTAG
- the LOC135939431 gene encoding probable tubulin polyglutamylase TTLL2 isoform X2, which translates to MDWADGPFVFRINDNGIGPNLLLQVCLERGWREHSESGVVKDNWNLWWRTTGFPMSHYKQLKPWQYTNHIPKGSSICRKDHLARYLRCMKKVYGSIFDFSPPCYQLPLEYTKLLAECSGSNRNNGRVRSGSFHCLEPPEEQLVWICKPVGQSQGRGIFLFREFSELNYASSAVVQKYVTNPLLIGGYKFDLRLYACIPSFRPLCVYLYREGLVRFATDKFSLADLNNLFRHLTNSSLNRLGPGYTRQKERVGAGCKWSLKQLRHYLNQSGESDWLLWQKIASIVALTVLAQNASAPPPPAPNCFEFYGFDILVDTSLRPWLLEVNLSPALGADSDVDAAVKKPMLHDMFDLMGMPVSHTGLSMFTSWQPPQDDSTSDSEDCTICSSMGNRWMQRKSRSRAKVPAQRFHSARPRLQRVRSLSIVTGEDESEGAPPSRWAKEDVGPVKVVPSTRWSRQQPQNMPASNKTVWGNGRDWRDAPPKDGDWVRVFPIGFSSNVKKKVQYVDHAAEIKAAVADVHRFSKAAKEAAKLVEVEAETGKTRACFNDRVFNEALRGILGPEYTGEVWLPPK; encoded by the exons ATGGATTGGGCCGACGGGCCCTTCGTGTTCCGCATCAATGACAACGGCATCGGGCCCAATCTCCTCCTCCAg GTATGCCTGGAGCGCGGCTGGCGTGAGCACAGCGAGAGCGGCGTCGTAAAGGACAACTGGAACCTCTGGTGGCGCACCACCGGCTTCCCGATGTCGCACTACAAGCAGCTCAAACCTTGGCAG TACACAAATCATATTCCGAAGGGCTCGTCCATCTGCCGAAAGGATCATCTGGCACGCTACCTGCGCTGCATGAAAAAAGTTTATGGCTCCATCTTCGATTTCAG TCCGCCATGCTACCAACTGCCCCTCGAATACACCAAGTTGTTGGCCGAGTGCAGCGGCAGCAACAGGAACAACGGCCGCGTCCGCTCAGGCTCCTTCCATTGCCTCGAGCCGCCTGAGGAGCAGCTCGTCTGGATCTGCAAACCGGTCGGACAGAGTCAAGGACGAGGAATATTTCTCTTCAGG GAGTTTAGCGAGTTGAACTACGCTTCGAGCGCCGTGGTGCAGAAGTACGTGACGAACCCGCTGCTGATCGGCGGCTACAAATTCGATTTGCGGCTGTACGCGTGCATCCCGAGCTTCCGGCCGCTCTGCGTCTACCTGTACCGCGAGGGCCTCGTCCGGTTCGCCACCGACAAGTTCTCGCTGGCCGACCTGAACAACCTGTTCCGCCACCTGACCAACAGTTCGCTCAACCGGCTCGGCCCCGGCTACACCAGGCAGAAGGAGCGCGTTGGAGCGG GCTGCAAGTGGAGCTTGAAGCAGCTTCGGCACTACCTCAACCAGAGTGGCGAGAGCGATTGGCTGCTGTGGCAAAAAATCGCGTCGATCGTCGCGCTGACCGTGCTGGCACAAAATGCGTCAGCGCCTCCTCCGCCCGCCCCCAACTGCTTCGAGTTCTATGGATTCGACATTCTCGTCGACACCTCGTTACGCCCCTGGCTCCttgag GTGAACCTGAGTCCGGCCCTCGGCGCTGACAGCGACGTGGACGCCGCCGTTAAGAAGCCAATGCTACACGACATGTTCGATTTAATGGGCATGCCGGTATCGCATACGGGCCTGTCCATGTTCACCTCGTGGCAGCCGCCGCAAGACGACTCCACCTCAGACTCGGAGGATTGCACAA TCTGTTCCAGCATGGGCAACAGGTGGATGCAACGCAAGTCTCGTAGCAGAGCTAAAGTGCCAGCACAGAGGTTTCATT CAGCGAGGCCGAGGTTGCAGAGGGTAAGGTCACTGTCAATTGTGACAGGCGAGGACGAGTCCGAAGGAGCGCCGCCTTCGCGGTGGGCCAAGGAAGACGTCGGGCCGGTCAAGGTGGTGCCCTCGACTAGGTGGTCACGCCAGCAGCCACAAAATATGCCCGCATCG AACAAGACCGTGTGGGGCAACGGGAGGGACTGGAGGGACGCGCCACCAAAGGATGGAGACTGGGTCCGAGTTTTTCCCATAGGATTTTCCTCGAATGTGAAGAAAAA AGTGCAGTATGTGGACCACGCGGCCGAGATTAAGGCTGCGGTGGCCGACGTGCACAGATTCAGCAAGGCGGCCAAAGAGGCAGCCAAGCTGGTCGAGGTGGAAGCGGAGACGGGCAAGACAAGGGCGTGCTTCAACGACCGCGTCTTTAACGAGGCCCTCAGGGGCATCCTGGGCCCCGAGTACACCGGCGAAGTGTGGCTGCCGCCCAAATAA
- the LOC135939431 gene encoding probable tubulin polyglutamylase TTLL2 isoform X3 — MDWADGPFVFRINDNGIGPNLLLQVCLERGWREHSESGVVKDNWNLWWRTTGFPMSHYKQLKPWQYTNHIPKGSSICRKDHLARYLRCMKKVYGSIFDFSPPCYQLPLEYTKLLAECSGSNRNNGRVRSGSFHCLEPPEEQLVWICKPVGQSQGRGIFLFREFSELNYASSAVVQKYVTNPLLIGGYKFDLRLYACIPSFRPLCVYLYREGLVRFATDKFSLADLNNLFRHLTNSSLNRLGPGYTRQKERVGAGCKWSLKQLRHYLNQSGESDWLLWQKIASIVALTVLAQNASAPPPPAPNCFEFYGFDILVDTSLRPWLLEVNLSPALGADSDVDAAVKKPMLHDMFDLMGMPVSHTGLSMFTSWQPPQDDSTSDSEDCTICSSMGNRWMQRKSRSRAKVPAQRFHSRPRLQRVRSLSIVTGEDESEGAPPSRWAKEDVGPVKVVPSTRWSRQQPQNMPASNKTVWGNGRDWRDAPPKDGDWVRVFPIGFSSNVKKKVQYVDHAAEIKAAVADVHRFSKAAKEAAKLVEVEAETGKTRACFNDRVFNEALRGILGPEYTGEVWLPPK; from the exons ATGGATTGGGCCGACGGGCCCTTCGTGTTCCGCATCAATGACAACGGCATCGGGCCCAATCTCCTCCTCCAg GTATGCCTGGAGCGCGGCTGGCGTGAGCACAGCGAGAGCGGCGTCGTAAAGGACAACTGGAACCTCTGGTGGCGCACCACCGGCTTCCCGATGTCGCACTACAAGCAGCTCAAACCTTGGCAG TACACAAATCATATTCCGAAGGGCTCGTCCATCTGCCGAAAGGATCATCTGGCACGCTACCTGCGCTGCATGAAAAAAGTTTATGGCTCCATCTTCGATTTCAG TCCGCCATGCTACCAACTGCCCCTCGAATACACCAAGTTGTTGGCCGAGTGCAGCGGCAGCAACAGGAACAACGGCCGCGTCCGCTCAGGCTCCTTCCATTGCCTCGAGCCGCCTGAGGAGCAGCTCGTCTGGATCTGCAAACCGGTCGGACAGAGTCAAGGACGAGGAATATTTCTCTTCAGG GAGTTTAGCGAGTTGAACTACGCTTCGAGCGCCGTGGTGCAGAAGTACGTGACGAACCCGCTGCTGATCGGCGGCTACAAATTCGATTTGCGGCTGTACGCGTGCATCCCGAGCTTCCGGCCGCTCTGCGTCTACCTGTACCGCGAGGGCCTCGTCCGGTTCGCCACCGACAAGTTCTCGCTGGCCGACCTGAACAACCTGTTCCGCCACCTGACCAACAGTTCGCTCAACCGGCTCGGCCCCGGCTACACCAGGCAGAAGGAGCGCGTTGGAGCGG GCTGCAAGTGGAGCTTGAAGCAGCTTCGGCACTACCTCAACCAGAGTGGCGAGAGCGATTGGCTGCTGTGGCAAAAAATCGCGTCGATCGTCGCGCTGACCGTGCTGGCACAAAATGCGTCAGCGCCTCCTCCGCCCGCCCCCAACTGCTTCGAGTTCTATGGATTCGACATTCTCGTCGACACCTCGTTACGCCCCTGGCTCCttgag GTGAACCTGAGTCCGGCCCTCGGCGCTGACAGCGACGTGGACGCCGCCGTTAAGAAGCCAATGCTACACGACATGTTCGATTTAATGGGCATGCCGGTATCGCATACGGGCCTGTCCATGTTCACCTCGTGGCAGCCGCCGCAAGACGACTCCACCTCAGACTCGGAGGATTGCACAA TCTGTTCCAGCATGGGCAACAGGTGGATGCAACGCAAGTCTCGTAGCAGAGCTAAAGTGCCAGCACAGAGGTTTCATT CGAGGCCGAGGTTGCAGAGGGTAAGGTCACTGTCAATTGTGACAGGCGAGGACGAGTCCGAAGGAGCGCCGCCTTCGCGGTGGGCCAAGGAAGACGTCGGGCCGGTCAAGGTGGTGCCCTCGACTAGGTGGTCACGCCAGCAGCCACAAAATATGCCCGCATCG AACAAGACCGTGTGGGGCAACGGGAGGGACTGGAGGGACGCGCCACCAAAGGATGGAGACTGGGTCCGAGTTTTTCCCATAGGATTTTCCTCGAATGTGAAGAAAAA AGTGCAGTATGTGGACCACGCGGCCGAGATTAAGGCTGCGGTGGCCGACGTGCACAGATTCAGCAAGGCGGCCAAAGAGGCAGCCAAGCTGGTCGAGGTGGAAGCGGAGACGGGCAAGACAAGGGCGTGCTTCAACGACCGCGTCTTTAACGAGGCCCTCAGGGGCATCCTGGGCCCCGAGTACACCGGCGAAGTGTGGCTGCCGCCCAAATAA
- the LOC135939431 gene encoding probable tubulin polyglutamylase TTLL2 isoform X1 has protein sequence MDWADGPFVFRINDNGIGPNLLLQVCLERGWREHSESGVVKDNWNLWWRTTGFPMSHYKQLKPWQYTNHIPKGSSICRKDHLARYLRCMKKVYGSIFDFSPPCYQLPLEYTKLLAECSGSNRNNGRVRSGSFHCLEPPEEQLVWICKPVGQSQGRGIFLFREFSELNYASSAVVQKYVTNPLLIGGYKFDLRLYACIPSFRPLCVYLYREGLVRFATDKFSLADLNNLFRHLTNSSLNRLGPGYTRQKERVGAGCKWSLKQLRHYLNQSGESDWLLWQKIASIVALTVLAQNASAPPPPAPNCFEFYGFDILVDTSLRPWLLEVNLSPALGADSDVDAAVKKPMLHDMFDLMGMPVSHTGLSMFTSWQPPQDDSTSDSEDCTICSSMGNRWMQRKSRSRAKVPAQRFHSARPRLQRVRSLSIVTGEDESEGAPPSRWAKEDVGPVKVVPSTRWSRQQPQNMPASVMSSSSFLTSIKLIFFPCQNKTVWGNGRDWRDAPPKDGDWVRVFPIGFSSNVKKKVQYVDHAAEIKAAVADVHRFSKAAKEAAKLVEVEAETGKTRACFNDRVFNEALRGILGPEYTGEVWLPPK, from the exons ATGGATTGGGCCGACGGGCCCTTCGTGTTCCGCATCAATGACAACGGCATCGGGCCCAATCTCCTCCTCCAg GTATGCCTGGAGCGCGGCTGGCGTGAGCACAGCGAGAGCGGCGTCGTAAAGGACAACTGGAACCTCTGGTGGCGCACCACCGGCTTCCCGATGTCGCACTACAAGCAGCTCAAACCTTGGCAG TACACAAATCATATTCCGAAGGGCTCGTCCATCTGCCGAAAGGATCATCTGGCACGCTACCTGCGCTGCATGAAAAAAGTTTATGGCTCCATCTTCGATTTCAG TCCGCCATGCTACCAACTGCCCCTCGAATACACCAAGTTGTTGGCCGAGTGCAGCGGCAGCAACAGGAACAACGGCCGCGTCCGCTCAGGCTCCTTCCATTGCCTCGAGCCGCCTGAGGAGCAGCTCGTCTGGATCTGCAAACCGGTCGGACAGAGTCAAGGACGAGGAATATTTCTCTTCAGG GAGTTTAGCGAGTTGAACTACGCTTCGAGCGCCGTGGTGCAGAAGTACGTGACGAACCCGCTGCTGATCGGCGGCTACAAATTCGATTTGCGGCTGTACGCGTGCATCCCGAGCTTCCGGCCGCTCTGCGTCTACCTGTACCGCGAGGGCCTCGTCCGGTTCGCCACCGACAAGTTCTCGCTGGCCGACCTGAACAACCTGTTCCGCCACCTGACCAACAGTTCGCTCAACCGGCTCGGCCCCGGCTACACCAGGCAGAAGGAGCGCGTTGGAGCGG GCTGCAAGTGGAGCTTGAAGCAGCTTCGGCACTACCTCAACCAGAGTGGCGAGAGCGATTGGCTGCTGTGGCAAAAAATCGCGTCGATCGTCGCGCTGACCGTGCTGGCACAAAATGCGTCAGCGCCTCCTCCGCCCGCCCCCAACTGCTTCGAGTTCTATGGATTCGACATTCTCGTCGACACCTCGTTACGCCCCTGGCTCCttgag GTGAACCTGAGTCCGGCCCTCGGCGCTGACAGCGACGTGGACGCCGCCGTTAAGAAGCCAATGCTACACGACATGTTCGATTTAATGGGCATGCCGGTATCGCATACGGGCCTGTCCATGTTCACCTCGTGGCAGCCGCCGCAAGACGACTCCACCTCAGACTCGGAGGATTGCACAA TCTGTTCCAGCATGGGCAACAGGTGGATGCAACGCAAGTCTCGTAGCAGAGCTAAAGTGCCAGCACAGAGGTTTCATT CAGCGAGGCCGAGGTTGCAGAGGGTAAGGTCACTGTCAATTGTGACAGGCGAGGACGAGTCCGAAGGAGCGCCGCCTTCGCGGTGGGCCAAGGAAGACGTCGGGCCGGTCAAGGTGGTGCCCTCGACTAGGTGGTCACGCCAGCAGCCACAAAATATGCCCGCATCGGTAATGAGCAGCTCCAGTTTTTTAacatcaattaaattgattttttttccctGTCAGAACAAGACCGTGTGGGGCAACGGGAGGGACTGGAGGGACGCGCCACCAAAGGATGGAGACTGGGTCCGAGTTTTTCCCATAGGATTTTCCTCGAATGTGAAGAAAAA AGTGCAGTATGTGGACCACGCGGCCGAGATTAAGGCTGCGGTGGCCGACGTGCACAGATTCAGCAAGGCGGCCAAAGAGGCAGCCAAGCTGGTCGAGGTGGAAGCGGAGACGGGCAAGACAAGGGCGTGCTTCAACGACCGCGTCTTTAACGAGGCCCTCAGGGGCATCCTGGGCCCCGAGTACACCGGCGAAGTGTGGCTGCCGCCCAAATAA